A DNA window from Paenibacillus andongensis contains the following coding sequences:
- a CDS encoding carbohydrate ABC transporter permease, whose product MKNIGIYSLLLALSIVFVLPIWLAISNSLSPWFSTSGFLPQGFHLENYLFATTMLDFWRYVKNSFIISAISVITTTLSSGLVGFAFARIQAPGRNFLFLVILSTIMLPGIVIQIPTFIFFHQYGLLNTFYPWLIWGLGGSAFFIFLYRQFFSAIPKDLEEAARIDGCSIFRTYWNIFLPISLPVMATISILAFQWSWGDFITPFMFLNDSKYPLATALSTIGYHSSGNSTIIIQQVSAAAAILFMLPVVVVFFIGQRFLVEGVVTSGVKG is encoded by the coding sequence ATGAAGAACATAGGAATTTATTCATTATTGCTTGCTTTATCTATTGTTTTCGTCCTCCCGATTTGGCTGGCGATAAGCAATTCTCTAAGTCCATGGTTTTCCACCTCGGGATTTTTGCCGCAGGGGTTTCATCTCGAAAACTATTTGTTTGCGACAACCATGCTCGACTTTTGGAGATATGTAAAAAATTCTTTCATCATTAGCGCCATTTCCGTCATTACCACGACTTTGTCAAGCGGGTTGGTCGGGTTCGCATTTGCGAGAATTCAAGCGCCGGGGAGAAATTTTTTGTTTTTGGTTATCTTATCCACGATAATGCTTCCAGGAATTGTGATACAAATACCGACATTTATTTTCTTTCATCAATATGGTTTGTTAAATACGTTTTATCCTTGGTTGATTTGGGGACTTGGCGGTTCGGCGTTTTTTATTTTCCTGTACCGGCAATTTTTCTCGGCGATTCCGAAAGATCTGGAAGAAGCGGCAAGGATCGATGGCTGCTCCATCTTCCGTACCTATTGGAATATTTTTCTCCCGATTTCCCTGCCTGTCATGGCCACAATATCGATTTTAGCCTTTCAATGGTCTTGGGGAGATTTTATCACGCCGTTCATGTTTCTGAACGACTCGAAATACCCGCTCGCTACTGCGTTATCGACGATCGGTTATCATTCCTCGGGAAATTCCACTATTATTATCCAACAAGTTTCTGCAGCCGCAGCCATTTTGTTTATGCTTCCGGTCGTTGTCGTATTTTTCATCGGCCAACGTTTTCTGGTTGAAGGGGTCGTTACTTCCGGAGTGAAGGGGTAG
- a CDS encoding carbohydrate ABC transporter permease produces the protein MNTPENSATVVDKSKPRKGLSEKARRTRAFYLMISPWFIVFLIFGLFPLLYGFYLSFTNYVGFNFHNLRIIGLQNYINVFEDTDAMYSLGRTLILTVIYVPASTAVGLLLALLLNRNIRGIGLYRTIYYLPSIVPVISISLVFRFLYAGQDGIINEILNYLHLPTVNWLDYDHATFSLIMMLLWGAGGGILINLAGLKGIPRDLYEAASIDGASALHQIIRITVPLMTPVIFFNVIMGMIQALQLYVQPILLTGTKLLDAPIRPNYFYAVHAFQQIFAYQRYAYGMALLWIMFIVILLMTILVFKTSKHWVHYETDQEG, from the coding sequence ATGAATACACCTGAGAATAGTGCGACTGTGGTTGACAAGAGCAAACCTCGAAAGGGCCTAAGTGAAAAGGCGCGTCGCACGAGGGCATTTTATTTGATGATATCGCCTTGGTTCATCGTTTTTCTGATTTTTGGGTTATTTCCTTTACTTTATGGTTTTTATTTAAGCTTCACCAATTATGTCGGATTTAATTTTCATAATTTAAGAATAATCGGGCTGCAAAATTATATCAACGTGTTTGAAGATACGGACGCCATGTACTCCCTTGGGAGAACGTTGATTCTTACCGTCATTTACGTGCCTGCTTCGACAGCAGTTGGATTGTTGTTGGCTTTGCTGTTAAACCGGAACATTCGGGGAATTGGGTTGTACCGGACGATTTATTATTTGCCGTCGATTGTCCCTGTTATTTCAATCAGTCTAGTATTCCGATTTCTGTATGCCGGTCAAGATGGCATCATTAATGAAATATTGAATTATCTCCATCTTCCGACAGTCAACTGGTTGGATTACGATCATGCTACCTTCTCCTTAATCATGATGTTGCTCTGGGGAGCAGGCGGGGGAATTCTAATCAATCTTGCTGGTTTAAAAGGGATCCCACGAGACTTGTATGAGGCCGCCTCGATTGACGGCGCTTCCGCTTTACATCAGATTATACGGATTACGGTACCATTGATGACACCAGTTATCTTTTTTAATGTGATTATGGGTATGATTCAGGCGCTGCAATTATACGTTCAACCGATCCTCCTGACAGGGACCAAGCTTTTGGATGCTCCGATCCGGCCCAATTACTTCTATGCAGTTCATGCCTTCCAGCAAATTTTTGCCTACCAGCGTTATGCTTACGGAATGGCACTGCTGTGGATCATGTTTATTGTCATCCTACTGATGACGATCCTGGTCTTCAAAACAAGTAAACATTGGGTTCATTACGAAACGGATCAGGAGGGGTAA
- a CDS encoding response regulator, with protein sequence MYNLLIVDDEKEIREGLSAIPWPTMRVNLMGSAKHGLDALKFISEHPIDIVLTDIRMPFMDGIELLNTLARQHPYIRVVILSGHSDFGYAQQAVANGAFDYLLKPTQFDVLLKTFERLVRKLDEEKQEELRKSALLRKEKLLSKRLREEFLSELFKCGMSVEDIELGCSESEIILDGPDYTVAAVRLDRISLNKQVLPDRELKLITFSLDNILCDMWDANGKAYHLVNKENAEVCLLSMKASPKSDFIQLKQQLSSFRGLFKSTLSIGIGKSARHATDIWRSARSAKQLLDNTEEEDSARVYTEALQHEAPGHATSEPLTSAIHIKDNKKDRTIVHEAKQFIKQNFHQSITLKQIANEVHVTPGHLSALFRESGETYIQYLTTMRVNKAIELLGDIRYKIYEIAESVGYSDHTYFSEIFKKYMGKTPTEYREASDRTEGRIQP encoded by the coding sequence ATGTATAATCTGCTTATTGTCGACGACGAGAAAGAAATTCGCGAAGGGTTATCGGCGATTCCATGGCCTACGATGAGAGTTAATCTAATGGGGAGCGCCAAGCATGGTCTTGATGCACTGAAGTTTATTTCCGAGCATCCGATCGATATTGTACTGACAGATATTCGGATGCCCTTTATGGATGGGATCGAATTGCTGAATACGTTAGCGCGGCAGCACCCTTACATTCGCGTTGTCATTTTATCGGGCCACAGCGACTTTGGTTATGCGCAGCAAGCGGTCGCAAACGGCGCATTTGATTATTTGCTGAAACCCACACAATTTGATGTTCTGCTAAAAACCTTCGAGAGATTGGTTCGGAAACTAGATGAGGAGAAACAGGAGGAACTGAGGAAATCCGCTCTTCTCCGCAAAGAAAAACTGTTGTCCAAGCGACTGCGGGAAGAATTTTTATCCGAATTATTCAAATGCGGAATGTCGGTAGAAGATATCGAACTCGGCTGCTCGGAGAGTGAAATTATTCTGGATGGTCCCGACTACACAGTGGCGGCGGTTCGGCTGGATCGAATCTCTTTAAACAAGCAAGTTTTACCGGATCGCGAATTAAAGCTGATTACGTTCTCCCTGGATAATATTTTATGTGATATGTGGGATGCTAATGGAAAGGCATATCATCTTGTCAACAAAGAAAATGCGGAAGTGTGTTTGCTTAGTATGAAAGCATCACCCAAGTCGGATTTCATCCAACTTAAGCAGCAGCTTTCCAGCTTCAGAGGGCTATTCAAATCAACCCTCTCGATCGGCATTGGAAAATCGGCGCGGCATGCAACGGATATTTGGAGATCTGCCCGATCAGCCAAGCAGCTGTTGGATAACACGGAGGAGGAAGATAGCGCTCGTGTATATACCGAGGCTCTACAGCATGAGGCACCTGGCCATGCGACCAGTGAACCGCTTACTTCCGCAATCCATATCAAAGACAACAAAAAAGACCGTACGATTGTACACGAGGCCAAGCAATTCATCAAACAAAACTTCCATCAAAGCATTACTTTGAAGCAAATTGCCAATGAGGTGCACGTGACGCCGGGCCATTTAAGCGCGCTTTTCAGAGAATCTGGGGAAACTTATATTCAATATTTGACAACTATGCGCGTGAATAAAGCGATCGAGCTGCTAGGAGATATCCGGTATAAAATATACGAGATTGCCGAGTCGGTTGGGTATTCGGATCATACTTATTTTTCAGAGATTTTTAAGAAATATATGGGAAAGACGCCGACGGAGTATAGAGAGGCGTCAGACAGGACGGAAGGAAGAATCCAGCCATGA
- a CDS encoding CoA-acylating methylmalonate-semialdehyde dehydrogenase gives MSETPLMLMNLIGGQWKEATEAESMEVPNPATGETMAFVPISTKRDIDEAVLAAKEAFKTWSKTPVPKRARILFKYQQLLVEHWDELATLITKENGKSYEEAYGEVQRGIENVEFAAGAPTLMMGTQLSDIATGLDSAMYRYPVGVVAGITPFNFPMMVPTWMFPMAIACGNTFILKPSERTPLTAIRLAELFSQAGLPDGVLNIVHGAHDCVNGLLEHTDIKAISFVGSQPVAKYVYETAAAYGKRVQALAGAKNHSIIMPDANLDDAVKGIVNAAFGSAGERCMACAVAVAIGDIGDALIEKLRIAANALKIGDGLKEGSFLGPLIRENHKQKVIDYIASGVSEGAQLVRDGRLDPEAHDDGFFLGPTIFDEVDTSMTIWKEEIFGPVLSVMRVSSLDHAINLINQSQFANGACIYTNSANAIRKFREEVDAGMLGVNIGVPAPMAFFPFSGWKDSFYGDLHANGRDAVEFYTRKKMITGRY, from the coding sequence ATGAGCGAAACTCCGTTAATGCTCATGAATCTCATCGGTGGTCAATGGAAAGAAGCCACTGAGGCCGAAAGCATGGAAGTTCCTAATCCGGCAACAGGAGAAACAATGGCATTCGTACCGATCTCAACCAAACGAGATATAGATGAAGCTGTTCTTGCTGCAAAGGAAGCATTTAAGACATGGAGCAAAACACCGGTGCCCAAACGTGCACGAATCCTCTTTAAGTACCAACAATTGCTTGTAGAACACTGGGATGAATTGGCTACCTTGATTACCAAAGAAAATGGAAAAAGCTACGAGGAAGCCTACGGTGAAGTACAACGTGGGATCGAGAATGTTGAATTTGCGGCTGGGGCGCCAACGCTTATGATGGGAACGCAACTTTCGGATATCGCAACAGGTCTGGATTCCGCAATGTACCGTTACCCGGTCGGAGTCGTAGCGGGAATCACGCCATTTAATTTTCCGATGATGGTCCCGACTTGGATGTTCCCTATGGCTATTGCATGCGGAAATACATTTATTTTAAAACCATCAGAACGTACTCCTTTAACCGCGATTCGCTTGGCTGAGTTATTTTCTCAAGCTGGACTTCCAGATGGAGTGTTAAACATCGTTCATGGAGCCCACGATTGTGTAAATGGTTTGTTAGAACACACTGATATTAAAGCAATTTCCTTCGTCGGCTCACAACCTGTAGCGAAATATGTGTATGAAACTGCTGCTGCTTATGGAAAAAGGGTTCAGGCGTTGGCGGGTGCCAAAAATCACTCCATTATTATGCCGGATGCGAACTTAGATGATGCAGTAAAAGGAATTGTTAATGCTGCTTTTGGTTCCGCAGGGGAACGCTGCATGGCTTGTGCAGTAGCAGTAGCTATTGGTGACATTGGAGATGCTTTGATTGAAAAGCTTCGAATTGCAGCAAACGCATTAAAAATTGGGGATGGGTTAAAGGAAGGAAGTTTTTTAGGGCCTTTGATTCGAGAGAATCATAAGCAAAAAGTTATAGATTATATCGCATCCGGCGTATCTGAAGGAGCGCAACTCGTACGAGATGGACGTTTGGATCCAGAAGCCCATGATGATGGTTTTTTCCTCGGGCCTACAATTTTTGATGAAGTAGACACTTCGATGACGATTTGGAAAGAAGAAATTTTTGGACCTGTTCTCTCCGTAATGCGTGTGAGCTCACTAGATCATGCAATCAATCTCATTAACCAATCGCAATTTGCAAATGGAGCATGTATTTACACCAATAGCGCGAATGCGATTCGGAAGTTCCGAGAGGAAGTGGATGCTGGAATGTTGGGAGTTAATATTGGTGTACCGGCGCCGATGGCATTCTTTCCATTTTCAGGTTGGAAGGATTCCTTCTACGGAGATCTCCATGCGAACGGGAGGGATGCTGTGGAGTTCTATACCCGTAAGAAAATGATTACAGGACGATACTAA
- a CDS encoding NAD(P)H-dependent flavin oxidoreductase, with amino-acid sequence MKKWETALTKRLNIQFPIVLAPMARISGGKLAAAVSEAGGVGIVGGGYGDEKSLSIELEIVANGTNHPWGVGFITWSLSLKSFLLDIALEYDPHILFLSFGDIRPFASKIKKAGKLLVCQVQNIDDALIARDEGADFIVAQGMEAGGHSTNDQGTFCIVPSIVDAVAPTPVLAAGGVCDGRGLAAALMLGADGVVMGSRFYASVESSGDTEAKSRMIRGKGSDTIRTPTFDIARGLNWPAPYNARALKNEFTECWHSRVEEMQLQLNEVQVLYQNAQTTNDFNTAAVFAGQGIDRIHSIQNAKEAVDNVILEAKSILDKKFWS; translated from the coding sequence ATGAAAAAATGGGAGACAGCCCTAACGAAAAGATTGAATATTCAGTTTCCAATTGTTTTAGCCCCTATGGCAAGAATCTCAGGTGGAAAACTAGCTGCGGCAGTATCCGAGGCAGGAGGTGTGGGTATTGTCGGTGGAGGTTATGGTGACGAGAAAAGTCTCTCAATTGAATTGGAAATTGTAGCAAATGGGACTAATCATCCTTGGGGTGTTGGATTTATCACTTGGTCACTCTCCCTCAAATCGTTTCTTTTAGACATTGCTCTTGAATATGACCCGCATATCCTTTTTCTTTCCTTCGGAGATATTCGCCCATTTGCTTCAAAAATTAAAAAGGCGGGTAAGCTGCTTGTCTGTCAAGTGCAGAATATTGATGATGCTCTGATTGCTCGTGATGAGGGTGCTGATTTTATTGTCGCGCAAGGAATGGAAGCGGGGGGGCATTCTACAAACGATCAAGGAACTTTCTGTATAGTTCCATCTATTGTTGATGCAGTAGCACCAACACCTGTATTGGCAGCGGGAGGAGTTTGTGACGGTCGCGGTTTAGCCGCTGCACTTATGCTTGGCGCAGACGGTGTCGTCATGGGAAGTCGATTTTATGCCTCTGTCGAGTCTTCCGGCGATACAGAGGCAAAGTCCAGAATGATTCGCGGTAAGGGCTCCGATACCATTCGAACACCAACTTTCGATATTGCACGCGGGCTAAATTGGCCGGCACCATATAACGCGCGTGCATTAAAAAATGAATTTACGGAATGCTGGCATAGTCGAGTCGAAGAGATGCAGCTGCAATTGAACGAAGTACAGGTTTTATATCAGAATGCTCAGACAACTAATGATTTTAATACTGCTGCCGTATTCGCAGGCCAAGGAATTGATAGGATACACAGCATTCAAAATGCAAAAGAAGCAGTTGACAATGTTATTCTGGAAGCTAAATCTATTTTGGATAAAAAATTTTGGTCATGA
- a CDS encoding LysR substrate-binding domain-containing protein → MDIRDLTIFATVAKTGSMTRAAEQLDYVQSNITARIQHMENKLGTTLFHRLPRRLTMTSSGEKLLKYAEKILHLYNEAEYAIQDSETPSGSLRIGAMETTTATRLPTILAKYHEAFPDVEFFLSTGPTEQLIDSVLNYHIEAALVAGPVNHPSLEEVAVIQEELVLVSSLNSMNPTMMRDQPTALVFREGCSYRKRLEQYLNHTGLQSKHVIELGTLDGILGCAAAGLGVSLVPRNVVDKGRFQLAVNKIPDEFGKVPTVLVRRKDGYISSALAKFIETVKFNSQSETVDTSMPMELKS, encoded by the coding sequence GTGGATATTCGAGACTTGACCATTTTTGCGACAGTGGCTAAAACGGGTAGTATGACTAGAGCAGCGGAACAATTAGATTACGTTCAATCGAATATTACTGCTCGCATTCAGCATATGGAGAACAAACTCGGCACAACGTTGTTTCATCGGCTCCCGCGTAGATTGACGATGACATCAAGCGGAGAAAAGCTGCTAAAATACGCCGAAAAAATTTTACACCTATACAACGAAGCAGAATATGCGATACAAGATTCGGAGACGCCAAGCGGTTCACTTCGAATAGGAGCTATGGAGACAACAACAGCCACCCGTTTACCAACGATCTTAGCAAAATACCATGAAGCATTCCCAGATGTAGAGTTTTTCTTGTCGACAGGCCCAACAGAACAGTTAATTGATTCTGTCTTAAACTACCATATTGAGGCGGCTTTAGTTGCGGGTCCAGTAAATCACCCATCTCTCGAAGAAGTGGCAGTTATTCAAGAGGAACTTGTGCTGGTTTCCAGCTTGAACAGTATGAACCCCACAATGATGAGGGACCAGCCCACTGCTCTGGTATTTCGAGAAGGATGCTCCTACCGCAAACGACTTGAACAGTATTTAAATCATACAGGGCTTCAATCCAAACATGTAATTGAACTCGGTACGCTCGATGGGATTCTGGGATGCGCCGCTGCGGGACTTGGCGTTTCATTAGTTCCAAGAAACGTCGTCGATAAAGGAAGATTTCAGCTTGCTGTGAATAAAATTCCTGATGAATTTGGCAAAGTACCCACAGTTTTAGTACGGCGTAAAGATGGGTATATATCGTCGGCATTAGCAAAATTCATCGAGACAGTTAAGTTTAATTCTCAATCAGAGACCGTTGATACCTCCATGCCTATGGAACTAAAATCATGA
- a CDS encoding sensor histidine kinase — protein MNPATYFSKLGPTRKQIVMVSVLLTVLAQIVSIFIGLSYLNNMNEIVREKRESNVSNQFYKNTLTKFGELNNLMQVLQTPDYIDFFKGFMNIRDDRTVASRKAELLQRMNGLQLPSGMVKRIYFIGSDVNQAALIKDTDNEIFTELPYLRMEMLENLHIDQIFLRDNNQLANYSRHDFEHLDRNTEADMNKESKAELNAFIDNIVNKPIITNGNINGVLIIMELNQDMFRSGLPDAYSGYFHFSIVNAKDESIWSSDGVKQPPTYNAFQPYCSHCIQTEKALKPYPYRIIYIQSSDSVPFSTKSVLFLFILLSCLTAFATCLISYYYAKKIVYPFLMLAKKLKDQSKSNELVFKYISNEWLRKGLDSLSLRNKLIVFFTISVIIPTISNGYLYSRVFNQAIQSQMKVAVNEVGDFMNVSILNRMNSMNLLMSQISVSQQLQQYLAKREVLDSLRLSEVQGTNSPVTLSMFPSWNEVQYFVLFDSSGQGIYSSIFPNNLDLFKIDTEDVKHSDGPNWISGYKDVYNHTTPALIQRIQHWRNGSLTSYYLMLVPRVSLFSEISPIESIVQISDLNGRQIYAFNPYSTEHLNRSALWSGQIPNTKWQLNIEFSIEDIVLKTRQYYYSFAFIIVLILAVSIVISYIITSFLLKPIELLKRTILMAGEGDFSRVISYNAKNEIGEIIRNYNEMIYRLNEMIRENMRITEENANNKLRENELISLKTQAELKMLQAQINPHFLYNTLEAINMRSKKDGNREISQIVGSLAEMFRYSVSNEVGKVPLAMELAHVENYISIQQIRYGGVFWVELDVPMHLKNIAVVKFILQPIVENCFKHGLSGFEEGGFIRITAEEKDALLYIEISDNGIGMDQETVAKVNDEIRNMKNNFGSHDNKGGIGLSNVYHRLHLCYKEQAAMRISSSPMKGTKVTVSFPAETYE, from the coding sequence ATGAATCCAGCCACGTATTTCAGCAAGCTTGGCCCGACTCGCAAGCAAATCGTTATGGTATCTGTGCTGCTAACAGTATTGGCCCAAATTGTATCCATTTTTATTGGCTTATCCTATTTAAATAATATGAATGAAATTGTCCGGGAAAAAAGGGAATCCAATGTATCGAATCAATTTTACAAGAATACGTTAACAAAGTTCGGAGAACTCAACAATTTGATGCAGGTTTTGCAGACGCCCGACTATATCGATTTCTTTAAAGGCTTCATGAATATCCGGGATGATCGCACGGTCGCTTCGAGGAAAGCCGAATTATTACAAAGAATGAACGGACTCCAATTACCATCCGGGATGGTGAAGCGGATTTATTTTATCGGCAGCGATGTGAATCAAGCGGCGTTGATTAAGGACACAGATAATGAAATATTTACCGAGCTTCCTTATCTGCGGATGGAAATGCTCGAAAATCTCCACATAGACCAAATTTTTTTGAGAGACAATAATCAATTGGCCAACTATTCAAGACATGATTTTGAGCATCTTGATAGGAACACCGAGGCCGATATGAATAAAGAAAGTAAAGCCGAGTTGAATGCATTCATCGATAACATCGTTAACAAACCGATCATTACGAACGGAAATATCAATGGCGTGCTGATTATTATGGAGCTGAATCAGGATATGTTCCGAAGCGGCTTGCCAGACGCATATTCCGGTTATTTTCATTTCTCTATAGTTAATGCCAAAGATGAATCGATCTGGTCATCTGATGGGGTGAAACAGCCACCGACGTACAATGCCTTCCAACCATACTGCAGCCATTGCATCCAAACGGAGAAAGCATTGAAGCCATACCCCTACCGGATCATCTACATCCAATCCTCTGACTCCGTCCCTTTCTCCACAAAGTCGGTTCTATTCCTTTTTATTTTGTTATCTTGTCTGACTGCTTTCGCTACCTGCTTGATCAGTTATTATTATGCCAAAAAAATCGTATATCCTTTCCTGATGCTGGCCAAGAAATTGAAAGATCAGTCAAAGTCAAATGAACTGGTATTCAAATATATTTCAAATGAATGGCTCCGAAAGGGCTTGGATTCGTTATCGCTTCGCAACAAGTTGATTGTGTTTTTTACGATTTCCGTTATAATTCCGACCATTTCGAACGGTTATCTATATTCGAGAGTCTTCAATCAAGCCATTCAAAGCCAAATGAAAGTGGCAGTGAATGAAGTTGGGGACTTTATGAACGTTTCTATCTTAAATCGCATGAATTCCATGAATCTATTAATGAGCCAGATATCGGTAAGCCAGCAGCTGCAGCAATATCTAGCCAAACGGGAGGTTTTGGATTCCCTCCGACTTTCTGAAGTACAGGGTACGAATTCACCTGTAACCCTATCCATGTTCCCCAGCTGGAATGAAGTCCAGTATTTTGTCTTATTCGACTCGAGTGGACAAGGGATCTATTCTTCTATTTTTCCCAACAACCTTGATCTGTTCAAGATCGATACCGAAGATGTGAAGCATTCAGACGGGCCTAACTGGATTTCCGGGTATAAGGATGTTTACAATCATACGACTCCGGCTCTTATCCAGCGCATACAACATTGGCGGAATGGCAGTTTGACCTCATACTATTTGATGCTTGTTCCCAGAGTTTCACTTTTTTCGGAAATAAGCCCGATTGAATCGATTGTTCAAATTTCAGATTTAAATGGCCGGCAAATTTATGCGTTCAATCCTTATTCTACGGAGCATTTGAATCGTTCCGCACTTTGGTCAGGTCAAATACCCAACACGAAATGGCAACTGAATATCGAATTCTCCATAGAGGATATTGTGCTAAAAACCAGACAATACTATTACAGTTTTGCATTTATTATCGTTCTCATCCTGGCAGTGTCCATTGTCATTTCTTATATCATCACTTCCTTTCTGCTCAAGCCGATCGAGCTGTTGAAACGAACCATCCTAATGGCAGGAGAGGGAGATTTCAGCCGGGTGATAAGCTATAACGCGAAAAACGAGATTGGGGAGATTATACGAAACTATAACGAAATGATTTATAGACTCAACGAGATGATTCGTGAAAACATGAGGATCACGGAGGAAAATGCGAACAATAAACTAAGGGAAAATGAACTGATATCCTTAAAAACTCAGGCTGAATTGAAGATGCTTCAAGCTCAAATTAATCCTCATTTTCTATACAATACGCTTGAAGCGATCAATATGCGCAGCAAGAAGGACGGTAACAGAGAAATCAGTCAGATCGTCGGTTCATTAGCCGAAATGTTCCGTTATAGTGTAAGCAATGAGGTTGGAAAAGTGCCTCTTGCTATGGAGCTGGCACATGTTGAGAACTATATTTCCATACAACAAATCCGATATGGCGGGGTGTTCTGGGTTGAATTGGATGTTCCGATGCATTTAAAAAACATTGCCGTAGTGAAATTTATTCTTCAGCCGATCGTAGAAAATTGTTTTAAGCATGGTCTGTCCGGTTTTGAAGAAGGAGGGTTCATACGGATTACAGCGGAGGAAAAGGATGCCCTGCTTTACATTGAAATTAGCGACAACGGTATTGGTATGGATCAGGAAACGGTTGCCAAGGTGAATGATGAGATTCGTAACATGAAGAACAATTTCGGTAGTCACGACAATAAGGGGGGCATCGGTTTAAGCAACGTGTATCATCGTCTTCATTTATGCTATAAGGAGCAAGCGGCTATGAGGATCAGCAGCAGCCCGATGAAGGGGACGAAGGTAACGGTTTCTTTTCCGGCTGAGACGTATGAATAG
- a CDS encoding ABC transporter substrate-binding protein: MNKNMAKLFASILSVAVILSACGKASTNGNNTADGTGSSPKATESGKAGEPVTIRMNLDQNEISKEQIAEFEAANPNIKIQNEPSTITDQTKLNAQLATGDAPDIIRVSAVSELSSYVIRGIAMDLTPFIQTSAVIKEDDLLPAANVFRYDGKVQGQGPLYGIPKDFSNDLAIWYNKKLFAAASVPFPSETVPMTYSQLFELAKKLTLKKGDTIEQYGLSGSMKGEADLLYLMHYMLGKGVKLSSDDNGKIDFAKPEVKAALQYWVDGVKGNYGPNLINQDKTDWGGYLFASDKLAMLQAGYFMLGFLNSDEKAKTHLDDYVMIPAPIADGGQRVSPVGYAVGGIINKVTKHPKEAWKVYEWYFGGKPAEDRAKSGWGVPAFKHLLPMLPQATAFEKQKYAVLQDELKYSDKFIEMNPYLMNGNTLLQKQLAPVYFGKANLDSALAAMNNDANRIIQESKNASSGK, translated from the coding sequence TTGAATAAGAACATGGCCAAGCTTTTCGCATCTATCCTATCCGTTGCGGTGATTTTGTCGGCTTGCGGCAAAGCGTCTACAAACGGCAACAACACTGCCGATGGCACCGGTTCGTCGCCTAAAGCGACAGAGAGCGGCAAGGCCGGTGAACCGGTTACGATAAGGATGAATTTAGATCAAAATGAAATATCCAAAGAACAAATCGCAGAATTTGAGGCAGCCAATCCGAACATCAAAATTCAAAACGAGCCATCCACCATTACTGATCAGACGAAGCTGAACGCCCAATTAGCTACCGGCGATGCGCCGGACATTATCCGTGTATCCGCCGTAAGCGAACTTTCATCTTATGTCATTCGCGGAATTGCCATGGATTTAACGCCATTCATTCAAACAAGCGCGGTGATAAAAGAAGACGACCTTCTTCCTGCGGCTAACGTTTTCCGGTATGACGGCAAGGTGCAAGGCCAAGGTCCGCTCTATGGCATACCGAAAGATTTTTCCAACGATCTTGCGATTTGGTACAATAAGAAATTGTTTGCGGCAGCGAGCGTCCCATTCCCGAGTGAAACCGTCCCTATGACCTACAGCCAGCTATTCGAGCTTGCGAAAAAATTGACCCTTAAAAAGGGCGATACCATCGAACAATACGGTCTTTCCGGTAGTATGAAAGGCGAAGCCGATTTATTGTACTTAATGCACTATATGCTAGGCAAAGGCGTCAAGCTTTCTTCGGACGACAACGGCAAAATCGACTTTGCCAAACCGGAAGTCAAAGCAGCGCTGCAGTACTGGGTGGATGGGGTAAAAGGCAACTATGGACCGAACCTTATCAATCAGGATAAAACGGATTGGGGTGGATATCTTTTTGCGTCGGATAAATTAGCGATGTTGCAAGCAGGTTATTTTATGTTGGGCTTTTTGAACAGCGACGAGAAAGCAAAAACACATCTGGACGATTATGTCATGATTCCCGCTCCGATCGCTGACGGCGGACAGCGGGTATCCCCTGTCGGATATGCGGTTGGCGGTATTATAAACAAGGTAACGAAGCATCCGAAAGAAGCCTGGAAAGTGTACGAATGGTACTTTGGCGGCAAACCGGCTGAAGACCGCGCGAAAAGCGGCTGGGGAGTTCCAGCATTCAAACATCTACTTCCTATGCTTCCGCAAGCGACTGCATTTGAAAAACAAAAGTATGCGGTGCTTCAGGACGAATTGAAATACAGCGATAAATTTATCGAAATGAATCCGTACTTGATGAACGGAAACACGCTGTTGCAGAAGCAGCTGGCTCCGGTCTATTTTGGCAAAGCGAATTTGGATAGCGCGCTCGCCGCCATGAATAACGACGCAAACAGAATCATTCAGGAAAGTAAAAACGCATCGTCGGGCAAGTAG